Proteins encoded within one genomic window of Thalassophryne amazonica chromosome 23, fThaAma1.1, whole genome shotgun sequence:
- the LOC117505403 gene encoding C-type mannose receptor 2-like — protein MDYGLVIFVLAGTLVRVGSAQSRQYFLVSEPRNWTEAQSFCRHVYTDLATIENSADVTAVNMTASNYTGKAWIGLYVDLYNSWKWSLNDSSFYGPGEMEFRNWYTAQPNNLGGQQHCVILLSWSVYFGTWDDTDCSSQHFFVCYNGTVNGNVSFVLVEILKNWADAQLYCREHFTDLASVRNQTENDLIANISGDNFVWIGLYRQNLWSDGSTSLFCYWNKGQPDHATVEETCVTSSFADSGRWSDDNCSLSFPFICYITIPPKAEGFRSIGQNETSIMLQWLNTNSTVSYIVQYDEHKK, from the exons GAACCCTGGTCAGAGTTGGCTCTGCACAGTCTCGTCAGTACTTCTtggtgagcgaaccacgaaactgGACCGAAGCTCAAAGCTTTTGCAGACATGTTTATACTGACCTAGCCACCATTGAAAATTCAGCTGATGTCACTGCAGTTAACATGACTGCTTCAAATTATACAG gCAAGGCTTGGATAGGTCTCTATGTTGACTTGTACAACAGTTGGAAATGGTCCCTGAACGACAGCAGCTTCTACGGTCCAGGAGAGATGGAATTCAGAAACTGGTATACCGCTCAGCCCAACAATCTCGGTGGACAACAACATTGTGTTATACTGCTAAGTTGGAGTGTTTACTTTGGCACTTGGGATGACACAGATTGCAGCAGTCAAcacttttttgtgtgctacaatG GTACAGTAAATGGAAATGTGTCTTTTGTGCTGGTTGAAATATTAAAGAACTGGGCTGATGCACAACTTTATTGCAGGGAACATTTCACAGACCTGGCAAG TGTAAGAAACCAAACAGAAAATGACCTTATCGCGAACATATCTGGTGATAACTTTGTGTGGATTGGCCTTTACCGACAAAATCTGTGGTCTGATGGGAGCACCTCTCTGTTCTGCTACTGGAATAAGGGCCAACCAGACCATGCAACAGTTGAAGAGACGTGTGTCACATCATCATTCGCCGACTCGGGACGGTGGTCAGATGATAACTGCTCGCTGAGTTTTCCATTCATCTGTTACATCACAA TTCCACCAAAAGCTGAAGGCTTCAGATCAATTGGACAAAATGAGACGAGCATCATGCTGCAGTGGCTTAACACAAACAGCACAGTCAGCTATATTGTCCAGTACGATG AACATAAGAAGTAG